A DNA window from Phragmites australis chromosome 11, lpPhrAust1.1, whole genome shotgun sequence contains the following coding sequences:
- the LOC133884610 gene encoding uncharacterized protein LOC133884610 isoform X1, translating to MATEVNQNYFAWSQEEPSVQDISQGTSQVFGHGSVSFGRFDLESLEWEKWSVFTNDRRHEEFGKFNGLVAKKKAYFEEYFKRIRELKALQQQNLQTELNLEYNGDGSDSSQTGEDEPAADHASPTGSGTLVDDSMERTTAATTFEHEMECYDHHENESFVNEISASTHSSSVGGWQQIGKQMRGNVNGRMDMSQQNADSSQDDPGMAHETMMTPKRTIEKDCRIGQASKIIPNTVKMTSSNIPDHTIVTKGPGSGKPSVINQMAKPDNVPSLRRPREATCDLVGTTGRSGIPGLRRPSSAASQRPSTRERRPVTKDASRKPAKVATPCRPSTSERRPATRESAPKHANRATPSRPSTADRRPITKESAQNQSNIATTHRPSTVDRRPNTKESAPKQSNIATTRRPSTADRRSITKESAPKQSNMATPRRPSTADRRPIIKESAPKLSNIATPCRPSTADRRPIIKESAPKLSNIATPCRPSTADRRPIIKESAPKQSNIATPRRPSTGERFPSTRDMAMKHVGIATSCQPSTDKQRPITRETAQKHADVVTLCRPSTAERCPITRDNAQKHGDFVILHRPSTAERRPIARDVAAKHAIAALPHRPSTAERRPFTREAALKQASVAGSRWPLTPDKRLTRENDVSTTRRPSTGERRPITNDCPLKSNPKTPTRLRAMLTYSKGAMVTTVTPKKAVTPNLVKSSKLENISSFNLPPRKMLTSNVRDNQVQESFRKPNKERVQAQAFASDNVTRLKTGSVKTRAPVPPPPPPPPPPRRPSCTGKKPNVNDLPAGGRKPKASTPRWH from the exons ATGGCAACTGAGGTCAATCAAAACTATTTTGCATGGTCACAGGAGGAACCATCTGTGCAGGATATTTCTCAG GGAACATCACAGGTGTTTGGTCATGGTTCCGTATCTTTTGGAAGATTTGACTTGGAATCACTAGAATGGGAGAAGTGGTCTGTATTTACCAACGACAGGCGTCACGAAGAGTTTGGAAAGTTTAATGGATTAGTTGCTAAGAAGAAGGCATACTTTGAAGAATACTTTAAGAGGATCAGGGAGCTCAAGGCTTTACAGCAACAAAACCTGCAAACTGAACTTAATTTGGAATACAATGGTGATGGTAGCGATTCTAGCCAGACGGGAGAAGATGAACCAGCTGCAGACCATGCATCTCCTACTGGATCTGGAACACTTGTTGATGATTCCATGGAACGGACAACAGCTGCAACCACATTTGAGCATGAAATGGAATGCTACGATCATCATGAGAACGAGAGCTTCGTTAATGAAATTTCTGCATCAACTCATTCTTCATCGGTTGGTGGGTGGCAGCAAATTGGGAAACAAATGAGAGGAAATGTTAATGGCAGAATGGATATGTCGCAGCAAAATGCTGATTCCAGTCAAGATGATCCTGGGATGGCCCATGAGACTATGATGACTCCTAAGAGAACAATCGAGAAAGACTGTCGGATTGGTCAAGcttcaaaaataattccaaatactGTCAAGATGACTTCTAGTAATATTCCTGATCACACAATTGTTACTAAG GGACCTGGTTCAGGCAAGCCCAGTGTGATAAACCAGATGGCCAAGCCAGACAATGTCCCGTCATTGCGAAGGCCAAGAGAAGCAACCTGCGATTTGGTTGGTACCACAGGAAGAAGTGGTATTCCAGGTTTAAGAAGACCTTCCTCAGCAGCATCACAAAGGCCCTCTACCAGAGAACGGCGGCCTGTTACCAAAGATGCTTCAAGGAAGCCTGCTAAAGTAGCCACCCCATGCCGCCCTTCTACTTCTGAAAGACGCCCTGCCACCAGAGAGTCAGCACCAAAGCATGCTAACAGGGCTACCCCAAGCCGACCTTCTACCGCCGACAGGCGCCCTATCACCAAAGAGTCAGCACAAAATCAATCCAACATTGCTACCACACATCGACCTTCTACTGTGGACAGGCGCCCTAACACCAAAGAGTCGGCACCAAAGCAATCAAACATTGCTACCACACGTCGACCTTCTACTGCGGACAGACGCTCTATCACCAAAGAGTCGGCACCAAAGCAATCTAACATGGCTACCCCACGTCGACCTTCTACTGCTGACAGACGCCCTATCATCAAAGAGTCAGCACCAAAGCTATCCAACATTGCTACCCCATGTCGACCTTCAACTGCTGACAGACGCCCTATCATCAAAGAGTCAGCACCAAAGCTATCCAACATTGCTACCCCATGTCGACCTTCAACTGCCGACAGACGGCCTATCATCAAAGAGTCAGCACCAAAGCAATCCAACATTGCTACCCCACGTCGACCTTCTACTGGAGAACGGTTCCCTAGTACCAGAGATATGGCAATGAAGCATGTTGGCATTGCCACCTCATGTCAGCCATCTACTGACAAACAGCGTCCTATCACTAGAGAGACTGCACAGAAGCATGCCGATGTTGTCACCCTGTGCCGGCCTTCTACTGCCGAGAGATGCCCTATCACCAGAGATAATGCACAGAAGCATGGGGATTTTGTTATACTGCATCGGCCTTCTACTGCTGAGAGGCGTCCCATCGCTAGAGATGTTGCAGCAAAGCATGCCATTGCAGCTCTGCCACACAGGCCTTCTACTGCTGAGAGACGCCCTTTTACCAGAGAGGCTGCACTGAAGCAAGCTAGTGTTGCCGGCTCACGTTGGCCTTTGACTCCAGATAAACGCCTCACCAGGGAAAACGATGTTTCCACCACGCGGCGCCCTTCTACTGGAGAAAGACGCCCTATCACCAATGACTGCCCCCTGAAATCGAATCCAAAAACACCTACCAGGCTGAGAGCAATGCTGACTTATTCGAAGGGTGCTATGGTCACAACA GTTACTCCCAAAAAGGCAGTAACTCCCAATCTTGTTAAGAGTAGCAAGCTGGAAAACATAAG CTCTTTTAACCTTCCTCCAAGGAAAATGTTGACTTCCAATGTTAGAGACAATCAAGTTCAAGAAAGCTTCAGAAAGCCAAACAAAGAG AGAGTGCAGGCTCAAGCATTTGCATCAGATAATGTAACTCGTCTGAAGACAGGAAGTGTAAAGACGAGGGCTCCTGTG cctccgcctccgcctccgcctcccccaCCGCGCCGTCCATCTTGCACGGGGAAGAAGCCCAATGTCAATGATTTGCCTGCTGGTGGAAGAAAGCCAAA GGCCTCAACTCCACGCTGGCACTAA
- the LOC133884610 gene encoding uncharacterized protein LOC133884610 isoform X3, with protein MATEVNQNYFAWSQEEPSVQDISQGTSQVFGHGSVSFGRFDLESLEWEKWSVFTNDRRHEEFGKFNGLVAKKKAYFEEYFKRIRELKALQQQNLQTELNLEYNGDGSDSSQTGEDEPAADHASPTGSGTLVDDSMERTTAATTFEHEMECYDHHENESFVNEISASTHSSSVGGWQQIGKQMRGNVNGRMDMSQQNADSSQDDPGMAHETMMTPKRTIEKDCRIGQASKIIPNTVKMTSSNIPDHTIVTKGPGSGKPSVINQMAKPDNVPSLRRPREATCDLVGTTGRSGIPGLRRPSSAASQRPSTRERRPVTKDASRKPAKVATPCRPSTSERRPATRESAPKHANRATPSRPSTADRRPITKESAQNQSNIATTHRPSTVDRRPNTKESAPKQSNIATTRRPSTADRRSITKESAPKQSNMATPRRPSTADRRPIIKESAPKLSNIATPCRPSTADRRPIIKESAPKLSNIATPCRPSTADRRPIIKESAPKQSNIATPRRPSTGERFPSTRDMAMKHVGIATSCQPSTDKQRPITRETAQKHADVVTLCRPSTAERCPITRDNAQKHGDFVILHRPSTAERRPIARDVAAKHAIAALPHRPSTAERRPFTREAALKQASVAGSRWPLTPDKRLTRENDVSTTRRPSTGERRPITNDCPLKSNPKTPTRLRAMLTYSKGAMVTTVTPKKAVTPNLVKSSKLENISSFNLPPRKMLTSNVRDNQVQESFRKPNKEPPPPPPPPPPRRPSCTGKKPNVNDLPAGGRKPKASTPRWH; from the exons ATGGCAACTGAGGTCAATCAAAACTATTTTGCATGGTCACAGGAGGAACCATCTGTGCAGGATATTTCTCAG GGAACATCACAGGTGTTTGGTCATGGTTCCGTATCTTTTGGAAGATTTGACTTGGAATCACTAGAATGGGAGAAGTGGTCTGTATTTACCAACGACAGGCGTCACGAAGAGTTTGGAAAGTTTAATGGATTAGTTGCTAAGAAGAAGGCATACTTTGAAGAATACTTTAAGAGGATCAGGGAGCTCAAGGCTTTACAGCAACAAAACCTGCAAACTGAACTTAATTTGGAATACAATGGTGATGGTAGCGATTCTAGCCAGACGGGAGAAGATGAACCAGCTGCAGACCATGCATCTCCTACTGGATCTGGAACACTTGTTGATGATTCCATGGAACGGACAACAGCTGCAACCACATTTGAGCATGAAATGGAATGCTACGATCATCATGAGAACGAGAGCTTCGTTAATGAAATTTCTGCATCAACTCATTCTTCATCGGTTGGTGGGTGGCAGCAAATTGGGAAACAAATGAGAGGAAATGTTAATGGCAGAATGGATATGTCGCAGCAAAATGCTGATTCCAGTCAAGATGATCCTGGGATGGCCCATGAGACTATGATGACTCCTAAGAGAACAATCGAGAAAGACTGTCGGATTGGTCAAGcttcaaaaataattccaaatactGTCAAGATGACTTCTAGTAATATTCCTGATCACACAATTGTTACTAAG GGACCTGGTTCAGGCAAGCCCAGTGTGATAAACCAGATGGCCAAGCCAGACAATGTCCCGTCATTGCGAAGGCCAAGAGAAGCAACCTGCGATTTGGTTGGTACCACAGGAAGAAGTGGTATTCCAGGTTTAAGAAGACCTTCCTCAGCAGCATCACAAAGGCCCTCTACCAGAGAACGGCGGCCTGTTACCAAAGATGCTTCAAGGAAGCCTGCTAAAGTAGCCACCCCATGCCGCCCTTCTACTTCTGAAAGACGCCCTGCCACCAGAGAGTCAGCACCAAAGCATGCTAACAGGGCTACCCCAAGCCGACCTTCTACCGCCGACAGGCGCCCTATCACCAAAGAGTCAGCACAAAATCAATCCAACATTGCTACCACACATCGACCTTCTACTGTGGACAGGCGCCCTAACACCAAAGAGTCGGCACCAAAGCAATCAAACATTGCTACCACACGTCGACCTTCTACTGCGGACAGACGCTCTATCACCAAAGAGTCGGCACCAAAGCAATCTAACATGGCTACCCCACGTCGACCTTCTACTGCTGACAGACGCCCTATCATCAAAGAGTCAGCACCAAAGCTATCCAACATTGCTACCCCATGTCGACCTTCAACTGCTGACAGACGCCCTATCATCAAAGAGTCAGCACCAAAGCTATCCAACATTGCTACCCCATGTCGACCTTCAACTGCCGACAGACGGCCTATCATCAAAGAGTCAGCACCAAAGCAATCCAACATTGCTACCCCACGTCGACCTTCTACTGGAGAACGGTTCCCTAGTACCAGAGATATGGCAATGAAGCATGTTGGCATTGCCACCTCATGTCAGCCATCTACTGACAAACAGCGTCCTATCACTAGAGAGACTGCACAGAAGCATGCCGATGTTGTCACCCTGTGCCGGCCTTCTACTGCCGAGAGATGCCCTATCACCAGAGATAATGCACAGAAGCATGGGGATTTTGTTATACTGCATCGGCCTTCTACTGCTGAGAGGCGTCCCATCGCTAGAGATGTTGCAGCAAAGCATGCCATTGCAGCTCTGCCACACAGGCCTTCTACTGCTGAGAGACGCCCTTTTACCAGAGAGGCTGCACTGAAGCAAGCTAGTGTTGCCGGCTCACGTTGGCCTTTGACTCCAGATAAACGCCTCACCAGGGAAAACGATGTTTCCACCACGCGGCGCCCTTCTACTGGAGAAAGACGCCCTATCACCAATGACTGCCCCCTGAAATCGAATCCAAAAACACCTACCAGGCTGAGAGCAATGCTGACTTATTCGAAGGGTGCTATGGTCACAACA GTTACTCCCAAAAAGGCAGTAACTCCCAATCTTGTTAAGAGTAGCAAGCTGGAAAACATAAG CTCTTTTAACCTTCCTCCAAGGAAAATGTTGACTTCCAATGTTAGAGACAATCAAGTTCAAGAAAGCTTCAGAAAGCCAAACAAAGAG cctccgcctccgcctccgcctcccccaCCGCGCCGTCCATCTTGCACGGGGAAGAAGCCCAATGTCAATGATTTGCCTGCTGGTGGAAGAAAGCCAAA GGCCTCAACTCCACGCTGGCACTAA
- the LOC133884610 gene encoding uncharacterized protein LOC133884610 isoform X4, giving the protein MATEVNQNYFAWSQEEPSVQDISQGTSQVFGHGSVSFGRFDLESLEWEKWSVFTNDRRHEEFGKFNGLVAKKKAYFEEYFKRIRELKALQQQNLQTELNLEYNGDGSDSSQTGEDEPAADHASPTGSGTLVDDSMERTTAATTFEHEMECYDHHENESFVNEISASTHSSSVGGWQQIGKQMRGNVNGRMDMSQQNADSSQDDPGMAHETMMTPKRTIEKDCRIGQASKIIPNTVKMTSSNIPDHTIVTKGPGSGKPSVINQMAKPDNVPSLRRPREATCDLVGTTGRSGIPGLRRPSSAASQRPSTRERRPVTKDASRKPAKVATPCRPSTSERRPATRESAPKHANRATPSRPSTADRRPITKESAQNQSNIATTHRPSTVDRRPNTKESAPKQSNIATTRRPSTADRRSITKESAPKQSNMATPRRPSTADRRPIIKESAPKLSNIATPCRPSTADRRPIIKESAPKLSNIATPCRPSTADRRPIIKESAPKQSNIATPRRPSTGERFPSTRDMAMKHVGIATSCQPSTDKQRPITRETAQKHADVVTLCRPSTAERCPITRDNAQKHGDFVILHRPSTAERRPIARDVAAKHAIAALPHRPSTAERRPFTREAALKQASVAGSRWPLTPDKRLTRENDVSTTRRPSTGERRPITNDCPLKSNPKTPTRLRAMLTYSKGAMVTTVTPKKAVTPNLVKSSKLENISSFNLPPRKMLTSNVRDNQVQESFRKPNKERVQAQAFASDNVTRLKTGSVKTRAPVF; this is encoded by the exons ATGGCAACTGAGGTCAATCAAAACTATTTTGCATGGTCACAGGAGGAACCATCTGTGCAGGATATTTCTCAG GGAACATCACAGGTGTTTGGTCATGGTTCCGTATCTTTTGGAAGATTTGACTTGGAATCACTAGAATGGGAGAAGTGGTCTGTATTTACCAACGACAGGCGTCACGAAGAGTTTGGAAAGTTTAATGGATTAGTTGCTAAGAAGAAGGCATACTTTGAAGAATACTTTAAGAGGATCAGGGAGCTCAAGGCTTTACAGCAACAAAACCTGCAAACTGAACTTAATTTGGAATACAATGGTGATGGTAGCGATTCTAGCCAGACGGGAGAAGATGAACCAGCTGCAGACCATGCATCTCCTACTGGATCTGGAACACTTGTTGATGATTCCATGGAACGGACAACAGCTGCAACCACATTTGAGCATGAAATGGAATGCTACGATCATCATGAGAACGAGAGCTTCGTTAATGAAATTTCTGCATCAACTCATTCTTCATCGGTTGGTGGGTGGCAGCAAATTGGGAAACAAATGAGAGGAAATGTTAATGGCAGAATGGATATGTCGCAGCAAAATGCTGATTCCAGTCAAGATGATCCTGGGATGGCCCATGAGACTATGATGACTCCTAAGAGAACAATCGAGAAAGACTGTCGGATTGGTCAAGcttcaaaaataattccaaatactGTCAAGATGACTTCTAGTAATATTCCTGATCACACAATTGTTACTAAG GGACCTGGTTCAGGCAAGCCCAGTGTGATAAACCAGATGGCCAAGCCAGACAATGTCCCGTCATTGCGAAGGCCAAGAGAAGCAACCTGCGATTTGGTTGGTACCACAGGAAGAAGTGGTATTCCAGGTTTAAGAAGACCTTCCTCAGCAGCATCACAAAGGCCCTCTACCAGAGAACGGCGGCCTGTTACCAAAGATGCTTCAAGGAAGCCTGCTAAAGTAGCCACCCCATGCCGCCCTTCTACTTCTGAAAGACGCCCTGCCACCAGAGAGTCAGCACCAAAGCATGCTAACAGGGCTACCCCAAGCCGACCTTCTACCGCCGACAGGCGCCCTATCACCAAAGAGTCAGCACAAAATCAATCCAACATTGCTACCACACATCGACCTTCTACTGTGGACAGGCGCCCTAACACCAAAGAGTCGGCACCAAAGCAATCAAACATTGCTACCACACGTCGACCTTCTACTGCGGACAGACGCTCTATCACCAAAGAGTCGGCACCAAAGCAATCTAACATGGCTACCCCACGTCGACCTTCTACTGCTGACAGACGCCCTATCATCAAAGAGTCAGCACCAAAGCTATCCAACATTGCTACCCCATGTCGACCTTCAACTGCTGACAGACGCCCTATCATCAAAGAGTCAGCACCAAAGCTATCCAACATTGCTACCCCATGTCGACCTTCAACTGCCGACAGACGGCCTATCATCAAAGAGTCAGCACCAAAGCAATCCAACATTGCTACCCCACGTCGACCTTCTACTGGAGAACGGTTCCCTAGTACCAGAGATATGGCAATGAAGCATGTTGGCATTGCCACCTCATGTCAGCCATCTACTGACAAACAGCGTCCTATCACTAGAGAGACTGCACAGAAGCATGCCGATGTTGTCACCCTGTGCCGGCCTTCTACTGCCGAGAGATGCCCTATCACCAGAGATAATGCACAGAAGCATGGGGATTTTGTTATACTGCATCGGCCTTCTACTGCTGAGAGGCGTCCCATCGCTAGAGATGTTGCAGCAAAGCATGCCATTGCAGCTCTGCCACACAGGCCTTCTACTGCTGAGAGACGCCCTTTTACCAGAGAGGCTGCACTGAAGCAAGCTAGTGTTGCCGGCTCACGTTGGCCTTTGACTCCAGATAAACGCCTCACCAGGGAAAACGATGTTTCCACCACGCGGCGCCCTTCTACTGGAGAAAGACGCCCTATCACCAATGACTGCCCCCTGAAATCGAATCCAAAAACACCTACCAGGCTGAGAGCAATGCTGACTTATTCGAAGGGTGCTATGGTCACAACA GTTACTCCCAAAAAGGCAGTAACTCCCAATCTTGTTAAGAGTAGCAAGCTGGAAAACATAAG CTCTTTTAACCTTCCTCCAAGGAAAATGTTGACTTCCAATGTTAGAGACAATCAAGTTCAAGAAAGCTTCAGAAAGCCAAACAAAGAG AGAGTGCAGGCTCAAGCATTTGCATCAGATAATGTAACTCGTCTGAAGACAGGAAGTGTAAAGACGAGGGCTCCTGTG TTTTGA
- the LOC133884610 gene encoding uncharacterized protein LOC133884610 isoform X2 — MATEVNQNYFAWSQEEPSVQDISQGTSQVFGHGSVSFGRFDLESLEWEKWSVFTNDRRHEEFGKFNGLVAKKKAYFEEYFKRIRELKALQQQNLQTELNLEYNGDGSDSSQTGEDEPAADHASPTGSGTLVDDSMERTTAATTFEHEMECYDHHENESFVNEISASTHSSSVGGWQQIGKQMRGNVNGRMDMSQQNADSSQDDPGMAHETMMTPKRTIEKDCRIGQASKIIPNTVKMTSSNIPDHTIVTKGPGSGKPSVINQMAKPDNVPSLRRPREATCDLVGTTGRSGIPGLRRPSSAASQRPSTRERRPVTKDASRKPAKVATPCRPSTSERRPATRESAPKHANRATPSRPSTADRRPITKESAQNQSNIATTHRPSTVDRRPNTKESAPKQSNIATTRRPSTADRRSITKESAPKQSNMATPRRPSTADRRPIIKESAPKLSNIATPCRPSTADRRPIIKESAPKLSNIATPCRPSTADRRPIIKESAPKQSNIATPRRPSTGERFPSTRDMAMKHVGIATSCQPSTDKQRPITRETAQKHADVVTLCRPSTAERCPITRDNAQKHGDFVILHRPSTAERRPIARDVAAKHAIAALPHRPSTAERRPFTREAALKQASVAGSRWPLTPDKRLTRENDVSTTRRPSTGERRPITNDCPLKSNPKTPTRLRAMLTYSKGAMVTTVTPKKAVTPNLVKSSKLENISSFNLPPRKMLTSNVRDNQVQESFRKPNKERVQAQAFASDNVTRLKTGSVKTRAPVPPPPPPPPRRPSCTGKKPNVNDLPAGGRKPKASTPRWH, encoded by the exons ATGGCAACTGAGGTCAATCAAAACTATTTTGCATGGTCACAGGAGGAACCATCTGTGCAGGATATTTCTCAG GGAACATCACAGGTGTTTGGTCATGGTTCCGTATCTTTTGGAAGATTTGACTTGGAATCACTAGAATGGGAGAAGTGGTCTGTATTTACCAACGACAGGCGTCACGAAGAGTTTGGAAAGTTTAATGGATTAGTTGCTAAGAAGAAGGCATACTTTGAAGAATACTTTAAGAGGATCAGGGAGCTCAAGGCTTTACAGCAACAAAACCTGCAAACTGAACTTAATTTGGAATACAATGGTGATGGTAGCGATTCTAGCCAGACGGGAGAAGATGAACCAGCTGCAGACCATGCATCTCCTACTGGATCTGGAACACTTGTTGATGATTCCATGGAACGGACAACAGCTGCAACCACATTTGAGCATGAAATGGAATGCTACGATCATCATGAGAACGAGAGCTTCGTTAATGAAATTTCTGCATCAACTCATTCTTCATCGGTTGGTGGGTGGCAGCAAATTGGGAAACAAATGAGAGGAAATGTTAATGGCAGAATGGATATGTCGCAGCAAAATGCTGATTCCAGTCAAGATGATCCTGGGATGGCCCATGAGACTATGATGACTCCTAAGAGAACAATCGAGAAAGACTGTCGGATTGGTCAAGcttcaaaaataattccaaatactGTCAAGATGACTTCTAGTAATATTCCTGATCACACAATTGTTACTAAG GGACCTGGTTCAGGCAAGCCCAGTGTGATAAACCAGATGGCCAAGCCAGACAATGTCCCGTCATTGCGAAGGCCAAGAGAAGCAACCTGCGATTTGGTTGGTACCACAGGAAGAAGTGGTATTCCAGGTTTAAGAAGACCTTCCTCAGCAGCATCACAAAGGCCCTCTACCAGAGAACGGCGGCCTGTTACCAAAGATGCTTCAAGGAAGCCTGCTAAAGTAGCCACCCCATGCCGCCCTTCTACTTCTGAAAGACGCCCTGCCACCAGAGAGTCAGCACCAAAGCATGCTAACAGGGCTACCCCAAGCCGACCTTCTACCGCCGACAGGCGCCCTATCACCAAAGAGTCAGCACAAAATCAATCCAACATTGCTACCACACATCGACCTTCTACTGTGGACAGGCGCCCTAACACCAAAGAGTCGGCACCAAAGCAATCAAACATTGCTACCACACGTCGACCTTCTACTGCGGACAGACGCTCTATCACCAAAGAGTCGGCACCAAAGCAATCTAACATGGCTACCCCACGTCGACCTTCTACTGCTGACAGACGCCCTATCATCAAAGAGTCAGCACCAAAGCTATCCAACATTGCTACCCCATGTCGACCTTCAACTGCTGACAGACGCCCTATCATCAAAGAGTCAGCACCAAAGCTATCCAACATTGCTACCCCATGTCGACCTTCAACTGCCGACAGACGGCCTATCATCAAAGAGTCAGCACCAAAGCAATCCAACATTGCTACCCCACGTCGACCTTCTACTGGAGAACGGTTCCCTAGTACCAGAGATATGGCAATGAAGCATGTTGGCATTGCCACCTCATGTCAGCCATCTACTGACAAACAGCGTCCTATCACTAGAGAGACTGCACAGAAGCATGCCGATGTTGTCACCCTGTGCCGGCCTTCTACTGCCGAGAGATGCCCTATCACCAGAGATAATGCACAGAAGCATGGGGATTTTGTTATACTGCATCGGCCTTCTACTGCTGAGAGGCGTCCCATCGCTAGAGATGTTGCAGCAAAGCATGCCATTGCAGCTCTGCCACACAGGCCTTCTACTGCTGAGAGACGCCCTTTTACCAGAGAGGCTGCACTGAAGCAAGCTAGTGTTGCCGGCTCACGTTGGCCTTTGACTCCAGATAAACGCCTCACCAGGGAAAACGATGTTTCCACCACGCGGCGCCCTTCTACTGGAGAAAGACGCCCTATCACCAATGACTGCCCCCTGAAATCGAATCCAAAAACACCTACCAGGCTGAGAGCAATGCTGACTTATTCGAAGGGTGCTATGGTCACAACA GTTACTCCCAAAAAGGCAGTAACTCCCAATCTTGTTAAGAGTAGCAAGCTGGAAAACATAAG CTCTTTTAACCTTCCTCCAAGGAAAATGTTGACTTCCAATGTTAGAGACAATCAAGTTCAAGAAAGCTTCAGAAAGCCAAACAAAGAG AGAGTGCAGGCTCAAGCATTTGCATCAGATAATGTAACTCGTCTGAAGACAGGAAGTGTAAAGACGAGGGCTCCTGT gcctccgcctccgcctcccccaCCGCGCCGTCCATCTTGCACGGGGAAGAAGCCCAATGTCAATGATTTGCCTGCTGGTGGAAGAAAGCCAAA GGCCTCAACTCCACGCTGGCACTAA